A single genomic interval of Roseovarius nanhaiticus harbors:
- a CDS encoding RraA family protein, producing MSESALPEGLLDLLRQVDTPTVCNAIEVAQGKRGFGRFTRGTMQHSQPGTAAIVGYARTARISGVAPSTEPPEVVRARRLDYFRAMAGGAGPTVAVVEDVDYPNCIAGWWGEVHVAVHKGLGLAGAVTNGVLRDLDVIDEGFPVLAGSIGPSHGYVHITEIGSEVSIMGMRVGQEDLIHADRHGALVIPAEVIPTLKQAVETVFANERIILDAARAPGFDITRLEKAWAKFEAERT from the coding sequence ATGTCTGAAAGCGCACTACCCGAAGGCCTGCTAGACCTGCTACGACAGGTAGACACGCCGACCGTCTGCAATGCCATCGAGGTGGCGCAAGGCAAGCGGGGTTTTGGCAGGTTCACGCGCGGCACCATGCAGCACTCGCAGCCCGGTACAGCCGCGATAGTGGGCTATGCCAGAACCGCCCGTATCTCCGGCGTCGCCCCCTCCACCGAGCCGCCGGAAGTCGTGCGCGCCAGAAGGCTCGACTATTTCCGCGCCATGGCGGGTGGAGCCGGCCCGACTGTTGCGGTCGTGGAGGATGTCGATTACCCGAACTGCATCGCCGGCTGGTGGGGCGAGGTACATGTGGCCGTCCACAAAGGCCTCGGGCTGGCTGGTGCCGTTACCAACGGCGTCCTGCGCGATCTGGATGTGATCGACGAGGGCTTTCCGGTGCTCGCCGGATCCATCGGCCCCAGCCATGGCTATGTCCATATCACCGAGATTGGCAGCGAGGTCAGCATCATGGGAATGCGGGTGGGGCAAGAAGACTTGATCCATGCCGACCGTCATGGCGCGCTCGTCATCCCGGCCGAGGTTATTCCGACCCTGAAGCAGGCGGTAGAAACTGTATTTGCCAACGAGCGGATCATCCTCGACGCCGCGCGTGCGCCCGGTTTCGACATCACTAGACTCGAAAAAGCTTGGGCCAAGTTCGAAGCCGAAAGGACTTGA
- a CDS encoding SDR family NAD(P)-dependent oxidoreductase — translation MTLPRTPSFRLEGKRALVTGASSGIGLGCAAALAEAGAHVTCAARRDGPLTEAAEALRAQGWQAEAQTADITDLDALDALFARPFDVVVNAAGLARHSPALDTEPGDFDAVVNVNLRAAYFLSQRAARALKGAGKGGSVIHISSQMGHVGGIDRAVYCASKHAIEGMTKAMAMEFGPLGIRINTVCPTFIRTPLTESTFADPEKRAWLERKIKLGRVGQVEDVMGAVVYLASDASSLVTGSAQMIDGGWTAG, via the coding sequence ATGACGCTCCCCCGGACGCCCTCCTTCCGTCTCGAGGGCAAGCGCGCGCTCGTGACCGGCGCCTCGTCGGGGATCGGCCTCGGCTGCGCCGCCGCATTGGCCGAAGCGGGCGCGCATGTGACCTGCGCCGCGCGGCGCGACGGACCGCTGACAGAGGCCGCCGAGGCATTGCGCGCCCAAGGCTGGCAGGCCGAGGCACAAACGGCCGACATCACCGATCTCGATGCGCTGGACGCGCTCTTCGCCCGGCCCTTCGACGTTGTGGTGAATGCCGCGGGTCTGGCGCGTCACAGTCCGGCACTCGACACTGAACCAGGCGATTTCGACGCGGTGGTGAACGTGAACCTCCGCGCCGCCTATTTCCTGTCGCAACGTGCCGCCCGCGCGCTGAAGGGCGCGGGCAAGGGCGGCTCGGTCATCCATATCTCCAGCCAGATGGGTCATGTCGGCGGAATCGACCGCGCTGTCTATTGCGCCTCGAAGCATGCCATCGAGGGGATGACCAAGGCCATGGCGATGGAGTTCGGCCCCCTCGGCATCCGCATCAACACGGTCTGCCCGACCTTCATCCGCACGCCGCTGACCGAAAGCACATTCGCGGACCCCGAGAAACGCGCATGGCTCGAGCGGAAGATCAAGCTTGGACGTGTCGGGCAGGTCGAGGACGTCATGGGGGCCGTTGTCTACCTGGCCTCGGACGCATCAAGCCTCGTCACCGGATCGGCGCAGATGATCGACGGAGGGTGGACTGCGGGCTGA
- the hisD gene encoding histidinol dehydrogenase, producing MTIDYLKRGKSEAERGEDDAKTRAIVERTLADIEARGDTAVRELSEKFDGYSPENFRLSEAEIERIIAKLSPQELADIRFAQDQVKAFAEAQRASMTDIEVEPMPGVILGHKNIPVQSVGCYVPGGKFPMVASAHMSVATASVAGVPRIVAATPPWQGEPNPGVIAAMHFGGAHEIYVLGGIQAVGAMALGTETIEPVHMLVGPGNAFVAEAKRQLFGRVGIDLFAGPTETMVIADETVDAEICATDLLGQAEHGYNSPAVLVTNSRKLADETLSEVGRLLQILPTADTARVSWEEYGEVIVCDTYDEMLEVADDIASEHVQVMTDRDDWFLEHMTCYGALFLGPRTNVANGDKVIGTNHTLPTKKAGRYTGGLWVGKFLKTHSYQKVTSDAAAAEIGRVGSRLCMLEGFVGHAEQCNLRVRRYGGDNVAYGAAAEVKDAAE from the coding sequence ATGACCATCGACTATCTCAAACGAGGCAAATCCGAAGCGGAACGCGGCGAGGACGACGCCAAGACGCGTGCGATCGTCGAGCGGACGCTCGCCGATATCGAGGCGCGCGGGGACACCGCCGTGCGCGAGCTCAGTGAAAAATTCGACGGCTACTCGCCCGAGAATTTCCGCCTGTCCGAGGCCGAGATCGAGCGCATCATCGCCAAGCTGTCGCCGCAGGAGCTGGCCGACATCCGCTTTGCCCAGGACCAGGTCAAGGCATTCGCCGAAGCGCAGCGCGCCTCGATGACCGATATCGAGGTCGAGCCGATGCCGGGCGTCATCCTCGGGCACAAGAACATCCCCGTGCAATCCGTCGGCTGCTACGTGCCCGGCGGCAAGTTCCCGATGGTCGCCTCGGCGCATATGTCGGTCGCCACCGCCTCGGTCGCCGGCGTGCCGCGCATCGTCGCCGCGACGCCCCCCTGGCAGGGCGAGCCCAATCCCGGCGTCATCGCCGCCATGCATTTCGGCGGCGCGCACGAGATATATGTCCTCGGCGGCATCCAGGCCGTGGGCGCGATGGCCCTCGGGACCGAGACGATCGAGCCGGTGCATATGCTTGTCGGCCCGGGCAATGCCTTCGTCGCCGAGGCCAAGCGCCAGCTCTTCGGCCGCGTCGGGATCGACCTTTTCGCCGGACCGACCGAAACCATGGTGATCGCCGACGAGACCGTCGATGCGGAAATATGCGCGACCGACCTTCTGGGCCAGGCCGAGCACGGCTACAACTCGCCGGCCGTTCTGGTCACGAACTCGCGCAAGCTGGCCGATGAGACGCTCTCGGAAGTGGGCCGCCTGCTGCAGATCCTGCCCACCGCCGACACCGCCCGCGTGAGCTGGGAGGAGTATGGCGAGGTGATCGTCTGCGACACCTATGACGAGATGCTCGAGGTCGCGGACGACATCGCGTCCGAACATGTGCAGGTGATGACGGACCGCGACGACTGGTTCCTCGAGCACATGACCTGCTACGGCGCGCTCTTCCTCGGGCCGCGCACCAACGTCGCCAACGGTGACAAGGTGATCGGCACCAACCACACCCTGCCCACGAAAAAGGCGGGGCGCTATACCGGCGGGCTCTGGGTCGGCAAGTTCCTCAAGACGCATAGCTACCAGAAGGTTACGAGTGACGCGGCGGCGGCCGAGATCGGGCGCGTCGGCTCGCGGCTCTGCATGCTCGAGGGCTTCGTCGGCCATGCCGAGCAGTGCAATCTGCGCGTGCGCCGCTACGGCGGGGACAACGTGGCCTACGGGGCCGCGGCCGAGGTCAAGGACGCGGCCGAATGA
- a CDS encoding HpcH/HpaI aldolase family protein, translated as MRLRHRLNAGDTVLGTFYKTPHPMILEILAMAGFDTVVIDAEHAPFGRAEIDTAILTGRALGLDMVVRLPDDRPATILQVMDAGAAGLLIPHVNTAGQARAILSAMRYGAGGRGFAGTTRAAGYGKRPLHEHLGADRGDVALICQIEDPEGAENAADIASVEGVDGLFVGRADLAVGSGKDDFFDPEIAQATARILGTPGAATGLYCAPHEDLAAHHAAGARLFVVGSDHTAILRGAPVADWQGSLSDPK; from the coding sequence ATGAGGCTGAGACATCGCCTGAACGCCGGGGACACGGTCCTCGGTACCTTCTACAAGACCCCGCACCCCATGATCCTCGAGATCCTGGCAATGGCCGGCTTCGATACGGTGGTGATCGACGCGGAACACGCGCCGTTCGGGCGCGCCGAGATCGACACGGCGATTCTAACCGGCCGCGCGCTGGGGCTGGACATGGTGGTCCGGCTCCCCGACGACCGGCCCGCGACGATCCTGCAGGTCATGGATGCGGGCGCGGCCGGCCTGCTGATCCCCCATGTGAACACCGCCGGGCAGGCCCGCGCCATCCTCAGCGCCATGCGCTATGGCGCCGGCGGGCGCGGCTTTGCCGGCACGACGCGCGCCGCCGGTTATGGCAAGCGGCCCCTGCATGAACATCTCGGCGCGGACCGCGGCGACGTGGCCCTCATCTGCCAGATCGAGGATCCCGAGGGCGCCGAGAACGCCGCCGACATCGCCTCCGTGGAGGGCGTCGACGGCCTTTTCGTGGGCCGCGCCGATCTGGCCGTCGGCTCGGGCAAGGATGATTTCTTCGATCCCGAGATCGCGCAGGCAACGGCCCGGATCCTCGGCACGCCCGGCGCGGCGACCGGGCTTTATTGCGCGCCGCACGAGGATCTGGCGGCGCATCACGCGGCGGGCGCGCGGCTCTTCGTTGTGGGCTCCGATCACACCGCCATTCTCCGGGGCGCGCCCGTGGCCGACTGGCAGGGCAGCCTCTCCGATCCGAAATGA
- a CDS encoding TRAP transporter permease encodes MASAEPPTLRGRIISALSIFLGIFIFYTSFSGPFESLVQRGIFVGIIATLGVLMYPLWPDSRLRPLGIAIDAVMVLTVTVSITYIIVNFERIMTELPWATTWDMLMGFGTLAVILELSRRTSNLVFPIIVGLSVAYAFFGDMIPGSFGHRGFDASYITEIIFLSDRGLWGMLVNVASTTLAAFVLFGAILLHTGAGETFFELSARLGGARPGGAAKIATFASGFFGAINGSTVANVATTGNFTIPLMKRLKYPPAYAGAVETVASTGGQLAPPIMGTAAFVMAELVGINYWSIALAGIVPAILFYLGVYSTVHVIARRRGFQPVSPENLPDWRGAVSLPRLAPIFAGLGGLAFGIINGNSVELTACYGMLAMIAAVIAARVWAGQELREVLWIVVRALEEGGRGIVIVGILLVGAQVFVGLINLTGLGVAITSAVLAVGQGNIPLIAALMAVVCLIAGMGLPTSAAYVMVAAVFAPALIQQGIDPLTVHMFVLYYAALSVMTPPVCLGVFVAAAIAKAPWMQVAGQTLRLGATAYVLPMLFLAYPGMLGGGGVEGIARALISGAVFAISMAHLLGGARLQGRAWTIPVWAAPACLALLAPWWATLGGAALLALLIWAEARHRDTPATPTQRKAA; translated from the coding sequence ATGGCGAGTGCTGAACCGCCCACCCTGCGCGGCCGCATCATCTCGGCGCTATCCATCTTTCTCGGCATCTTCATTTTCTACACGTCGTTTTCCGGTCCCTTCGAATCCCTCGTGCAAAGGGGGATCTTCGTCGGCATCATCGCCACGCTCGGAGTTTTAATGTATCCACTCTGGCCGGACTCGCGCCTGCGTCCGCTGGGGATCGCGATCGATGCCGTGATGGTGTTGACCGTGACGGTTTCGATCACCTACATCATCGTCAATTTCGAGCGCATCATGACCGAGCTGCCCTGGGCGACGACCTGGGACATGCTCATGGGTTTCGGCACGCTCGCGGTCATCCTCGAGCTGTCGCGCCGCACCTCGAATCTGGTGTTCCCGATCATCGTCGGGCTGTCGGTGGCATATGCCTTCTTCGGCGACATGATCCCCGGCAGTTTCGGGCATCGCGGTTTTGACGCGTCCTACATCACCGAGATCATCTTCCTCTCGGACCGCGGCCTCTGGGGCATGCTGGTCAATGTCGCCTCGACCACGCTGGCAGCCTTTGTCCTTTTCGGGGCGATCCTGCTGCATACCGGCGCGGGCGAGACATTCTTCGAGCTTTCCGCGCGGCTGGGCGGCGCGCGGCCCGGCGGAGCGGCCAAGATCGCGACCTTCGCATCGGGGTTCTTCGGGGCGATCAACGGCTCGACCGTCGCCAATGTGGCAACCACCGGTAATTTCACCATTCCGCTCATGAAGCGGCTGAAATACCCGCCCGCCTATGCCGGCGCGGTCGAGACGGTCGCGTCGACCGGCGGCCAGCTTGCGCCGCCCATTATGGGCACCGCGGCCTTCGTCATGGCCGAGCTGGTGGGCATCAACTACTGGTCGATCGCCCTTGCCGGGATCGTCCCGGCGATCCTCTTCTATCTGGGCGTCTATTCCACCGTCCACGTCATCGCGCGGCGACGCGGCTTCCAGCCGGTGAGCCCCGAGAACTTGCCCGACTGGCGCGGCGCGGTCTCGCTGCCACGGCTCGCGCCGATCTTTGCCGGGCTCGGCGGGCTGGCCTTCGGGATCATCAACGGCAACTCGGTCGAGCTTACCGCCTGCTACGGAATGCTCGCCATGATCGCCGCCGTCATCGCGGCGCGAGTATGGGCGGGGCAGGAATTGCGCGAGGTGCTGTGGATCGTCGTGCGGGCCCTCGAAGAGGGCGGGCGCGGTATCGTGATCGTCGGCATCCTTCTGGTGGGCGCGCAAGTCTTTGTGGGGCTGATCAATCTCACCGGCCTCGGGGTCGCGATCACCTCCGCCGTTCTGGCGGTCGGGCAGGGAAACATCCCTCTCATCGCGGCGCTGATGGCCGTCGTATGCCTCATCGCAGGTATGGGCCTGCCGACCTCTGCGGCCTATGTGATGGTCGCCGCCGTGTTTGCCCCCGCGCTGATCCAGCAGGGCATCGATCCGCTGACCGTGCATATGTTCGTGCTCTACTACGCCGCGCTGTCGGTGATGACGCCGCCCGTCTGCCTCGGCGTTTTCGTCGCCGCCGCCATCGCCAAGGCGCCGTGGATGCAGGTCGCGGGGCAGACGCTGCGGCTCGGGGCCACCGCCTACGTCCTGCCGATGCTGTTTCTCGCCTACCCCGGAATGCTCGGGGGCGGCGGCGTCGAAGGCATCGCCCGCGCCCTGATATCGGGCGCTGTCTTCGCCATCTCGATGGCGCATCTTCTGGGCGGCGCGCGCCTGCAGGGCCGCGCCTGGACGATCCCGGTCTGGGCCGCTCCGGCCTGCCTCGCCCTCCTGGCGCCATGGTGGGCGACCCTCGGCGGTGCGGCGCTGCTGGCCCTTCTCATCTGGGCCGAAGCACGGCACCGCGACACCCCCGCCACCCCGACCCAGCGAAAGGCAGCATGA
- a CDS encoding TAXI family TRAP transporter solute-binding subunit has translation MFTKSILGGAAFVAAGALAGGADAQERLAFGATNSQSAHYAYFAALTSIVNDALSDEYQASVVETGATVDNLKRMARDQLDIGLITTSSLYHAYNGVKAFEGNPIESKLLWAYSLAPQNVVMQRDGEYASLSDLDGVTMGPGMRGSSTEATSEDVFGLLDIQPDWVRGTNGELANAIKDDRSEGFVKSAVGTKFDALTTDIAAFTPLQVVGLSDEEVAKIQENLPELSIVEMPGGDMENTSAYKTWGFMIGVSARPGMDDETAYDITKAVMENMDAQAAAFPTVKGQDLAQLTLDYATSPLHPGAIRYYEEAGYTVPDRLR, from the coding sequence ATGTTCACCAAATCCATACTCGGCGGGGCTGCATTCGTAGCCGCCGGCGCTCTTGCAGGCGGCGCCGATGCCCAAGAGCGTCTCGCTTTTGGCGCGACAAACTCTCAGAGCGCGCATTATGCCTATTTTGCGGCGCTCACGAGCATCGTGAACGACGCGCTTTCCGACGAATATCAGGCAAGCGTTGTCGAGACCGGCGCGACAGTCGACAATCTCAAACGGATGGCGCGCGACCAGCTGGACATCGGTCTGATCACCACGTCGTCGCTTTATCATGCCTATAACGGCGTAAAGGCGTTCGAAGGCAATCCCATCGAGTCCAAGCTACTATGGGCCTACTCTTTGGCACCGCAGAACGTCGTGATGCAGCGCGACGGCGAATATGCATCTCTGTCCGACCTCGACGGTGTAACAATGGGGCCGGGAATGCGCGGCTCCTCGACCGAAGCTACCTCCGAAGATGTTTTCGGCCTCCTCGACATCCAGCCGGACTGGGTCCGCGGGACGAACGGGGAACTCGCGAACGCAATCAAAGATGACCGCTCGGAAGGGTTCGTCAAATCGGCCGTGGGCACGAAATTCGACGCACTGACCACAGACATCGCCGCCTTCACGCCCCTTCAGGTCGTCGGCCTCAGTGACGAAGAGGTCGCCAAGATCCAGGAGAACCTCCCGGAGCTTTCGATCGTCGAAATGCCGGGTGGCGATATGGAAAATACCAGCGCCTACAAGACTTGGGGCTTCATGATCGGTGTCTCCGCCCGTCCCGGCATGGACGATGAGACGGCTTATGACATCACTAAGGCGGTGATGGAGAACATGGATGCACAGGCCGCCGCCTTTCCAACCGTCAAGGGGCAGGACCTCGCGCAGCTGACGCTGGATTACGCGACCAGTCCGCTGCATCCGGGTGCCATCCGCTACTACGAAGAGGCCGGCTACACCGTCCCAGATCGACTGCGCTGA
- a CDS encoding substrate-binding domain-containing protein, with product MIKTGSAPPRACPEKRDRSGLTKVTAKTIAYRTGYSVSAVSRAFRPGASIASDTRATILAVAKELGYSGPTARFSDGFAHPTVALVVGDILNPFYPATIEVMSQILFERGIRMIFHTIPEGKLVDDVLEQVLDYRVDGAIVASAVMSSRLGRACKAARMPVVHYNRIQADRHSNAVCCDNYAGARDVAALFINGGRQRVSFLGGRIDTSTHLERARGLSDALRDAAQDVFATEVGGFQYEAAFGAAERLFQIRPRIDALFCCNDLMALAALDAARRMGVGVPEDVAVVGFDDIPMASWESYRLTTVRQPVRRMLHQAVGMIFDPDSAHGGIRILPGEMRLRATHG from the coding sequence ATGATCAAAACAGGTTCGGCACCGCCGCGAGCCTGTCCAGAAAAACGGGACCGTTCCGGTTTGACCAAGGTGACAGCAAAGACCATCGCGTATAGGACAGGCTACTCTGTTTCTGCGGTCAGCCGAGCTTTTCGTCCCGGTGCGTCCATAGCCTCGGACACACGCGCCACGATACTTGCCGTCGCCAAGGAGCTTGGGTATTCGGGGCCCACTGCAAGGTTCTCGGACGGTTTCGCCCACCCAACTGTTGCGCTTGTCGTGGGGGACATTCTCAACCCCTTCTATCCGGCGACCATTGAGGTGATGTCACAAATCCTGTTCGAGCGTGGAATCCGGATGATCTTTCATACGATCCCCGAGGGCAAACTGGTCGATGATGTCCTCGAGCAAGTGCTAGACTACCGGGTAGACGGGGCGATCGTCGCGTCGGCGGTGATGTCGTCACGGCTCGGACGGGCCTGCAAGGCCGCCCGCATGCCGGTCGTCCATTACAACCGGATACAGGCAGACAGGCACTCGAATGCGGTCTGTTGCGATAATTATGCCGGCGCGCGCGATGTCGCAGCGCTTTTTATCAACGGAGGGCGGCAAAGGGTTAGCTTCCTCGGGGGCAGGATCGATACCTCCACTCATCTCGAGCGCGCGCGCGGGCTTTCGGATGCGCTGCGCGACGCGGCACAGGACGTGTTCGCGACCGAAGTGGGCGGCTTTCAATATGAAGCCGCGTTTGGGGCCGCAGAGCGACTTTTCCAAATCAGACCGCGCATCGACGCCCTTTTTTGCTGCAACGATCTCATGGCACTCGCCGCGCTGGACGCCGCACGGCGTATGGGCGTTGGGGTGCCGGAGGACGTGGCGGTGGTGGGGTTTGACGACATTCCCATGGCCTCATGGGAAAGCTATCGCCTCACGACCGTGCGCCAGCCAGTGCGCCGGATGCTGCATCAGGCGGTGGGTATGATCTTTGATCCTGACAGCGCGCACGGCGGCATCCGGATCCTGCCTGGCGAGATGCGCCTTCGCGCGACCCACGGATGA
- a CDS encoding amidohydrolase family protein: MVLPSVVDAHHHIWAPDTDPEGVGWVWLKKSGRRQFGDPAPIQRDYLLPEFLNEAAPDRVAGSVHVQVDNSLSDPVAETRFIQKISDSACFPIMIVGFVNLAAPELDDLLDRHMAYSNFRGIRQIIARQEDRPEISFAPRDYLRDLGWRAGFASLGARGLSFDLQLYPEQMQAAAEFLAGHPEVPVAIDHLGSPYDLSAAGAARWRRGMAALAALDHVHVKLSGYAMYFGTDMGQGARDLTAEIIDLFGANRTMFGSNFPVDKLHLLYRDAFELIADVAPDDLPQILGGTARRFYRF, translated from the coding sequence ATGGTTTTGCCTAGCGTCGTTGACGCACATCACCACATTTGGGCACCCGATACGGACCCCGAGGGCGTCGGCTGGGTCTGGCTGAAAAAATCGGGGCGCCGCCAGTTTGGCGATCCGGCGCCCATCCAGCGGGATTATCTCTTGCCCGAGTTTTTGAACGAGGCGGCGCCGGATCGCGTTGCGGGGTCGGTGCATGTTCAGGTCGATAACAGCCTGTCCGACCCGGTAGCCGAGACGCGGTTCATACAAAAAATAAGCGACAGCGCGTGCTTTCCCATCATGATTGTCGGGTTCGTCAATCTAGCCGCGCCGGAGCTGGATGACCTACTCGATCGGCACATGGCCTATTCGAACTTTCGAGGCATCCGCCAGATTATCGCGCGGCAGGAGGATCGACCCGAGATCAGCTTTGCCCCGCGTGACTACCTTCGCGACCTTGGGTGGCGGGCGGGATTTGCCAGCTTGGGCGCCCGAGGGCTCAGCTTCGATTTGCAGCTTTACCCGGAGCAGATGCAGGCGGCGGCCGAGTTTCTGGCCGGTCATCCCGAAGTGCCGGTGGCCATCGACCACCTTGGTAGTCCGTATGACCTGAGTGCGGCGGGCGCCGCGCGCTGGCGACGCGGGATGGCGGCACTGGCGGCGCTCGATCATGTTCATGTAAAACTGTCGGGATATGCCATGTATTTTGGCACTGACATGGGTCAGGGTGCCCGCGATCTGACAGCCGAGATCATTGACCTCTTCGGCGCGAACCGCACCATGTTCGGAAGCAACTTCCCGGTGGACAAGCTACATCTGCTTTACCGCGATGCGTTTGAGCTGATCGCCGATGTCGCGCCGGATGATCTGCCGCAGATCCTCGGCGGCACCGCGCGGCGCTTCTACCGCTTCTAG
- a CDS encoding ABC transporter permease: MSTATLPRWAPMRRFIKGAPLATIGLIVLILLILAAIFAPWLAIHDPYDLSTFSILDARLAPGEASFSGSAPPLGTDDQGRDLYSAILYGLRISLMVAAVSGFFAFVIGTALGLLAGYYGGWTDRIVMRVVDIQLSIPAILVALVLLAILGRAVENTIIALVTVQWVYFARTVRASVLSERHKEYVQAGRLMGYSSTRLLLRHILPNCMGPLSVVATIEFAHAITLEATLSFLGVGLPITEPSLGRLVSNGFSYLLNGEWWISLLPGCALLILIFSINLVGDRLRDASGPRHGFA, from the coding sequence ATGAGCACTGCAACTCTCCCCCGCTGGGCGCCGATGCGCCGTTTCATCAAGGGCGCGCCACTAGCGACCATCGGCCTAATCGTTCTGATCCTCTTGATCCTTGCCGCGATCTTTGCGCCATGGCTGGCGATCCACGATCCCTATGACCTCTCGACCTTCTCGATCCTCGATGCGCGTCTCGCGCCCGGCGAGGCGTCGTTCTCGGGCAGCGCGCCGCCGCTGGGCACGGACGATCAGGGGCGCGATCTTTATAGTGCGATCCTTTATGGTTTGCGCATCAGCCTGATGGTGGCCGCAGTGTCCGGCTTTTTCGCCTTCGTGATCGGCACCGCGCTGGGGCTGCTCGCCGGCTATTACGGCGGCTGGACCGACCGCATCGTGATGCGTGTCGTCGATATCCAGCTGTCGATCCCCGCGATCCTGGTAGCGCTGGTGCTGCTTGCCATCCTTGGCCGCGCGGTCGAGAATACGATCATCGCGCTGGTCACTGTCCAGTGGGTCTATTTCGCCCGCACCGTGCGCGCCTCGGTACTATCGGAGCGGCACAAAGAGTATGTGCAGGCGGGTCGCCTCATGGGCTATTCCAGCACGCGGCTGCTGCTACGCCATATCCTGCCCAATTGCATGGGACCACTTTCAGTCGTGGCGACGATCGAGTTCGCGCATGCCATCACGCTCGAGGCGACGCTGTCCTTCCTCGGCGTCGGTCTGCCCATCACCGAACCGAGCCTCGGGCGCCTCGTCTCGAACGGGTTTTCCTACCTTCTGAATGGCGAGTGGTGGATCTCGCTCCTGCCGGGCTGTGCGCTCCTCATACTGATCTTCTCGATCAATCTCGTCGGGGATCGCCTACGGGATGCATCGGGGCCGCGACATGGTTTTGCCTAG
- a CDS encoding ABC transporter permease — MTTYLIKRLIEALVALALVSLLVFVGIYAIGDPVNLLLSSDAGPVAEAALRAQLGLDRSLPEQYLAFLGNALRGDLGVSFYFREPAIEVIFERLPATLELAAVAMMFAILIGIPLGLIAGMNPGTMLDRGIVTGSIMGFSLPTFLVGLLLIMVFAVWLGWLPSGGRGDVGSFLGVRSSLFTADGWSHVLMPALNLSIFPMAFLIRLTRSGMREAMSLDFVRFARAQGFSRGRVVRLHVLKYISIPIVTMIGLQFGILIAFAVVTESIFAWPGMGRLIINAINQLDRPLIVAYMLVTSVLFIAINLIVDLVYGWLDPRAQLK; from the coding sequence ATGACCACATATCTCATCAAACGACTGATCGAGGCATTGGTCGCGCTTGCGCTCGTCTCGCTGCTGGTCTTCGTCGGCATCTATGCCATCGGCGACCCGGTGAACCTGCTTTTGTCCTCGGACGCCGGTCCTGTCGCCGAGGCGGCGCTCCGCGCGCAGCTGGGGCTGGACCGGTCCTTGCCCGAGCAATATCTCGCGTTCCTCGGCAATGCGCTGCGCGGCGATCTGGGCGTATCCTTCTATTTCCGCGAGCCGGCCATTGAGGTGATCTTCGAGCGTCTGCCCGCCACGCTGGAACTCGCCGCAGTGGCCATGATGTTCGCCATTCTCATCGGCATCCCACTGGGCCTGATTGCGGGGATGAACCCCGGCACCATGCTGGACCGGGGGATCGTCACCGGCTCGATCATGGGCTTCTCGCTGCCCACCTTCCTCGTCGGTCTGCTGCTCATCATGGTCTTCGCTGTCTGGCTGGGCTGGCTGCCCTCGGGCGGACGGGGCGACGTCGGCAGCTTTCTCGGCGTCCGGTCCAGTCTCTTCACCGCCGATGGGTGGAGCCATGTCCTGATGCCGGCGCTGAACCTGTCGATCTTTCCCATGGCCTTCCTCATCCGCCTGACCCGCTCGGGCATGCGCGAGGCGATGAGCCTCGATTTCGTGCGTTTCGCCCGCGCGCAGGGGTTCAGCCGGGGCAGGGTGGTGCGCCTCCATGTGCTGAAATACATCTCAATCCCCATCGTCACGATGATCGGACTGCAATTCGGCATTCTCATCGCCTTCGCCGTTGTGACCGAGTCGATCTTTGCCTGGCCGGGTATGGGGCGGCTGATCATCAACGCGATCAACCAGCTCGATCGCCCGCTGATCGTGGCCTACATGCTGGTCACTTCGGTCCTGTTCATCGCCATCAACCTGATCGTCGATCTGGTCTATGGATGGCTCGATCCGAGGGCACAGTTGAAATGA